A genomic segment from Helicobacter sp. NHP19-012 encodes:
- the grpE gene encoding nucleotide exchange factor GrpE — MKEEKMTDTALEVEKLREQEAVGETEANEAGEAQAQKEPPIDYQAKFKEAQDLYLRTHADFENAKKRLEKDKAMALEYAYEKIANDLLPVIDTLHAALSSAKQEGSEGVAQGLELTLQKMHEVLAKHGIECVECGLEFDPNLHNAIMQVQAEGQEEGQIVEVFQKGYKYKERLLRPAMVSIAKN, encoded by the coding sequence ATGAAAGAGGAGAAAATGACAGACACAGCATTAGAAGTGGAAAAATTAAGAGAGCAAGAAGCGGTGGGCGAAACTGAGGCAAACGAGGCAGGCGAAGCGCAAGCCCAGAAAGAGCCACCAATCGACTACCAAGCGAAGTTTAAAGAGGCACAGGATTTATACCTACGCACCCACGCCGACTTTGAAAACGCCAAAAAAAGGCTAGAAAAAGACAAGGCGATGGCACTAGAATACGCCTATGAAAAGATCGCCAACGATTTACTGCCCGTGATCGACACCCTGCACGCCGCCTTGAGTAGTGCTAAGCAAGAGGGCAGCGAGGGCGTGGCTCAAGGCTTGGAGCTCACCTTGCAAAAAATGCACGAGGTGCTCGCAAAGCATGGCATTGAATGCGTAGAGTGTGGGCTGGAGTTTGACCCCAACTTGCATAATGCAATCATGCAAGTGCAAGCAGAGGGGCAAGAGGAGGGGCAGATCGTAGAGGTCTTTCAAAAGGGCTACAAGTATAAAGAACGCTTGTTACGCCCCGCAATGGTGAGCATTGCAAAAAACTAA
- the dnaK gene encoding molecular chaperone DnaK, whose amino-acid sequence MAKVIGIDLGTTNSAMAVYEGNEAKIIANKEGKNTTPSIVAFTDKGEILVGESAKRQAVTNPEKTIYSIKRIMGLMSNEDKAQEAKKRLPYKIVDRNGACAVEIAGKIYTPQEISAKILMKLKEDAESYLGEPVNEAVITVPAYFNDSQRKATKEAGTIAGLNVLRIINEPTSAALAYGLDKKESEKIMVYDLGGGTFDVTVLETGDNVVEVLATGGDAFLGGDDFDNRIIDFIAKEFEAENGIDIKKDIMALQRLKEASENAKKELSSAQETEINLPFITADASGPKHLVKKLTRAKFESLIDDLIEDTIKKIDSVIQDAGLSRGDIAEVVMVGGSTRIPKVQERVKNFINKDLNKSVNPDEVVAVGASIQAGVLKGDVKDVLLLDVIPLSLGIETLGGVMTKVIEKGTTIPAKKAQVFSTAEDNQPAVSILVLQGEREFAKDNKSLGKFDLTGIAPAPRGVPQIEVTFDIDANGILTVSAKDKNTGKSQEIKITGSSGLSDSEIDKMVKDAELHKEEDARRKAVVEAKNQAESLAHQTKKNLEEHKANLEPGEVEKIQKALSDLESTLKNENASKEEVEAKMKALAESSQKLTEAMMQKEQNPQAAKKDEDVIDAEVE is encoded by the coding sequence ATGGCAAAAGTGATCGGAATCGACTTAGGCACCACCAACTCCGCAATGGCGGTTTATGAGGGCAATGAGGCAAAAATCATTGCGAATAAAGAGGGCAAAAACACCACGCCTTCTATCGTGGCTTTCACCGACAAGGGCGAAATTTTAGTGGGCGAGAGCGCCAAACGCCAAGCGGTTACTAACCCCGAAAAAACCATTTATTCTATCAAAAGAATTATGGGGTTGATGAGCAATGAGGACAAAGCCCAAGAGGCAAAAAAACGCCTGCCTTATAAAATCGTGGATCGCAATGGGGCTTGTGCCGTAGAAATTGCGGGCAAAATCTACACCCCCCAAGAAATCTCGGCTAAAATCCTCATGAAACTCAAAGAGGATGCAGAAAGTTACTTAGGCGAACCAGTGAATGAGGCGGTGATCACCGTGCCCGCTTACTTCAACGACAGCCAAAGAAAGGCGACTAAAGAGGCGGGCACCATCGCCGGGCTAAATGTCCTAAGAATCATCAACGAGCCCACTTCAGCAGCCCTAGCTTATGGCTTAGACAAAAAAGAGTCTGAAAAAATCATGGTTTATGACCTTGGCGGGGGGACCTTCGATGTTACCGTGCTTGAAACGGGCGATAATGTCGTGGAAGTGCTTGCCACCGGCGGGGATGCCTTCTTAGGGGGCGATGACTTTGACAACCGCATCATCGACTTCATCGCTAAAGAATTTGAAGCGGAAAATGGCATTGACATTAAAAAGGACATCATGGCTTTGCAGCGCCTAAAAGAAGCGAGCGAAAACGCCAAAAAGGAATTGAGCTCCGCTCAAGAAACTGAGATCAATTTGCCCTTCATCACCGCCGATGCCAGCGGGCCTAAACACTTGGTGAAAAAGCTCACCCGGGCGAAGTTTGAAAGCTTGATCGACGATCTGATCGAGGACACCATTAAGAAAATCGACAGTGTGATTCAAGATGCGGGGCTTAGCCGGGGCGACATTGCCGAAGTGGTGATGGTGGGCGGATCGACTCGTATCCCCAAAGTGCAAGAGAGGGTGAAAAACTTTATCAATAAAGACTTGAATAAGTCTGTCAATCCCGATGAAGTCGTGGCTGTGGGGGCGAGTATCCAAGCCGGTGTGCTTAAGGGCGATGTGAAAGATGTCTTGCTCTTAGATGTGATCCCTTTAAGTCTAGGCATTGAAACTTTGGGCGGTGTGATGACAAAAGTCATTGAAAAGGGCACGACCATCCCCGCTAAAAAAGCCCAAGTCTTCTCCACCGCTGAGGACAACCAACCCGCCGTGTCCATCTTAGTCTTGCAGGGTGAAAGGGAATTTGCTAAGGACAACAAATCCCTAGGCAAGTTTGACTTAACCGGCATTGCCCCAGCCCCTAGAGGCGTGCCCCAAATTGAGGTTACCTTTGACATTGACGCAAACGGGATTTTAACCGTGTCCGCCAAAGACAAAAACACCGGCAAATCCCAAGAGATCAAAATCACCGGTTCTAGTGGCCTTAGCGACAGCGAGATCGATAAAATGGTCAAAGACGCAGAACTACACAAAGAAGAAGATGCTCGCCGTAAAGCGGTGGTGGAAGCCAAAAACCAAGCCGAAAGCCTAGCGCACCAAACCAAGAAAAACCTTGAGGAGCACAAGGCAAACTTAGAGCCTGGCGAAGTGGAAAAAATCCAAAAAGCCCTAAGCGATTTGGAAAGTACGCTGAAAAACGAAAACGCCAGCAAGGAAGAAGTGGAGGCAAAAATGAAAGCCTTGGCCGAATCTTCGCAAAAGCTCACAGAGGCGATGATGCAAAAAGAGCAAAACCCCCAAGCGGCTAAAAAAGATGAGGATGTGATAGACGCTGAGGTGGAATAA
- a CDS encoding NYN domain-containing protein, with protein MPLTEQTKLIMFVDWECLRGDFEYLQKFCPDFKPPHFNYNNMHQLMAFFKVFIKPDEVLYRMYIYVSEPFVEAAARARDELKTQIEDYKRDYPKDYEGKIRRSNNVQEFNRNLTLWTDMPKEVRVGKAKILFEYVPCIEEVDRVKMESTRKQMFVRQKQVDLLLGLDMAHLVDNFCQTNQHGHILLFSRDSDFVPALEFARDQHVFKVFIGRMEKFPPFPDELKGACDGVRMLSVARVLESIPQPKPRAHKPYTPLNNPFDGLKGETHF; from the coding sequence ATGCCTCTTACAGAACAAACAAAATTGATTATGTTCGTGGATTGGGAATGTTTACGGGGGGATTTTGAGTATTTGCAAAAGTTTTGCCCTGATTTTAAGCCCCCCCATTTCAACTACAACAACATGCACCAGCTCATGGCGTTTTTTAAAGTCTTTATCAAGCCCGATGAGGTGCTTTACCGCATGTATATCTATGTGTCCGAGCCTTTTGTGGAGGCAGCCGCTAGGGCACGAGATGAGCTAAAGACGCAGATTGAGGACTACAAGCGCGATTACCCCAAAGACTACGAGGGCAAGATAAGAAGGTCTAACAATGTGCAAGAGTTTAACCGCAATTTGACCCTTTGGACGGACATGCCAAAAGAGGTGCGGGTGGGGAAGGCAAAGATTTTATTCGAGTATGTGCCCTGCATTGAAGAGGTGGATCGGGTAAAAATGGAAAGTACCCGTAAGCAAATGTTTGTGCGCCAAAAGCAAGTGGATTTGCTCTTAGGGTTGGACATGGCGCATTTGGTGGATAATTTTTGCCAAACTAACCAGCATGGGCATATTTTGCTCTTTAGTCGCGATAGCGACTTTGTGCCCGCTTTGGAGTTTGCCAGAGATCAGCATGTCTTTAAGGTGTTTATCGGGCGCATGGAGAAGTTCCCTCCCTTCCCCGATGAGCTCAAGGGGGCGTGCGATGGCGTGCGGATGTTAAGCGTGGCTCGGGTGCTAGAGAGCATTCCACAGCCAAAACCCCGAGCTCACAAGCCCTACACCCCCCTAAATAACCCCTTTGATGGGCTAAAAGGTGAGACGCATTTCTAG
- a CDS encoding glycosyltransferase: protein MICRHAKYALPVEHLILDGGSTDNMLEILKAHSHLQVFNSKDKGLYGAMNKSIFLVNGEIVGILK, encoded by the coding sequence GTGATCTGTCGCCATGCAAAGTACGCCCTCCCCGTGGAGCATTTGATCCTCGATGGGGGTAGCACGGACAACATGCTTGAGATTTTAAAAGCTCACTCTCATTTGCAAGTCTTTAACTCTAAGGACAAAGGACTTTATGGTGCAATGAATAAGAGCATTTTTTTAGTAAATGGGGAGATTGTGGGGATACTCAAATAG
- a CDS encoding PDC sensor domain-containing protein, which translates to MLSKDVTEYTKIKSELYAYVSYLLTQNIKNYLKEPTLTYIQLAMERIKQEVRIKEDIFILDVNGNLIDGEGNVKSSFAQNSLERGYFYEAVAERRCILTNPYPTRSNRGLVVTAAYPIYNDKDELFYVVCMHIPLRVAVALSSSSKHYSAFAEGSVVMYFSISITLALVSLLLFVKSLSSLYHALIHFSSFDVKEVFHPIVLLTLALATVDLVKAIFEEEVLGKNSGDSHRAIHRTMIRFLGSIIIALAIEALMLVFKFSISAPNKIIYAVYLAAGVSALLIGLAIYVKFAYGAANESNSKD; encoded by the coding sequence ATGTTGTCTAAAGATGTGACCGAATACACCAAGATCAAGAGTGAGCTTTATGCCTATGTGTCCTATTTGTTGACCCAAAATATTAAGAACTATCTTAAAGAGCCGACCTTAACATACATACAACTAGCGATGGAGCGTATTAAGCAAGAAGTCCGCATTAAGGAGGATATTTTTATCCTAGATGTCAATGGCAACTTGATCGATGGAGAGGGTAATGTCAAGAGCTCTTTTGCCCAAAACTCTTTAGAGCGGGGGTATTTCTATGAGGCGGTGGCTGAACGGCGTTGTATCCTCACAAACCCCTACCCCACCCGTAGCAATCGGGGGCTAGTTGTAACAGCTGCCTACCCCATTTACAACGACAAGGACGAGTTGTTTTATGTGGTGTGTATGCACATCCCCTTAAGGGTCGCCGTGGCTTTAAGCTCCTCTTCTAAACATTACAGCGCCTTTGCTGAGGGTAGCGTGGTGATGTATTTTAGCATTTCCATCACTTTAGCCCTTGTGTCTTTGCTCTTATTCGTTAAGAGTCTATCGAGCCTTTACCACGCTTTAATACACTTTAGTAGCTTTGATGTGAAGGAAGTTTTCCACCCGATTGTTTTATTGACCTTAGCTTTAGCCACGGTCGATCTAGTCAAGGCGATTTTTGAAGAAGAAGTTTTAGGTAAAAATAGCGGGGATAGCCACCGCGCCATACACCGCACGATGATCCGCTTTTTAGGTTCGATCATCATCGCCCTAGCCATTGAAGCGTTGATGCTGGTCTTTAAATTTAGCATCAGCGCACCGAATAAGATCATCTATGCCGTGTATTTGGCAGCAGGGGTATCGGCACTTCTCATTGGCCTAGCCATTTATGTCAAATTCGCCTACGGGGCAGCTAACGAGTCTAATAGCAAAGATTAA
- a CDS encoding 5'-methylthioadenosine/adenosylhomocysteine nucleosidase produces the protein MPTFQTIGVMGAMAEEIAPILAKFSQHTQETLGNNTYYGLKLQDLNIVLAYSKIGKVHAATTATTLVLHHRVQAIIFSGVAGGLAPNLAINDLLLATKLCQADIDLTPFNHPLGFIPESSVFVESDPQLNALAKSVAQKLNLSLKEGIIATCDQFVSDPKRKQSFAQHFGASAVEMEGASLGFVCRDFNIPFCVLRSVSDTADGAAPVDFDAFLHQSAQISADFVYAMLQELAINKS, from the coding sequence ATGCCCACTTTTCAAACCATCGGGGTGATGGGCGCAATGGCCGAAGAAATCGCCCCCATTTTAGCCAAATTCTCCCAACACACGCAAGAAACCCTAGGCAACAACACCTACTACGGTCTAAAACTCCAAGATTTAAACATCGTGCTCGCCTACAGCAAAATAGGTAAGGTGCATGCCGCCACCACTGCCACCACGCTGGTTTTGCACCACCGCGTGCAAGCCATTATCTTTAGCGGTGTTGCTGGCGGATTAGCTCCAAATCTAGCCATTAATGACTTGCTTTTAGCAACCAAACTTTGTCAAGCTGACATTGACCTAACTCCCTTCAACCACCCCTTAGGCTTTATCCCTGAAAGTAGCGTGTTTGTGGAGAGCGACCCACAATTAAACGCCCTAGCTAAAAGCGTGGCGCAAAAATTAAATCTCTCTTTGAAAGAGGGGATCATTGCCACTTGCGATCAATTTGTGAGCGACCCCAAACGCAAACAATCCTTTGCCCAACACTTCGGGGCGAGTGCCGTAGAAATGGAGGGGGCGAGTTTGGGCTTTGTGTGCCGCGACTTCAACATCCCCTTTTGCGTGTTAAGGAGTGTGAGCGACACGGCCGATGGCGCAGCCCCTGTGGACTTTGACGCATTCTTGCACCAAAGCGCCCAGATCAGCGCAGACTTTGTCTACGCTATGTTGCAGGAATTAGCCATAAACAAAAGTTAA
- a CDS encoding 4Fe-4S dicluster domain-containing protein codes for MWWKNSPLLEFVYVKDPKHPLVAPHEHIVVQDTPAPADCVVSNVPLKGAKRVAPEINFLIENSTQSPLELAASLSLLYEVHGLQFDFAPTSTQETPLEVFSYNSNICQYHQRRVECCGKCTEVCPTLAITKLDPEIAQEKGVECADNRHLEIKPQDCIDCGKCIAVCPSGSLHYNALSLECMQAIAKLYQGYIPLILDKNIELPTTPLKKEVLPLSLNANILEQTYLLTLLQESGAQVVLYAKELGVGTLESIALLNGIYEKIYQQPAILCAFSPEELKACLEQAQILEHTHFSPPITPTHTKRDLFAKRLAHMVGEGDFGQVGCGAFIRYGHIKIFESCTLCLACVGACNTNALSIDGNNYRLLFNPSLCTTCGYCVPTCPEKCLELERDGIALNPSYFTPQLMAEDTLFSCRMCGKAMGTSKSVLKIAKFMEPRFQGDQRRIASLYVCADCKVKVMLEDIVDISAILR; via the coding sequence TTGTGGTGGAAAAATAGCCCCTTGCTGGAATTTGTCTATGTCAAAGACCCCAAGCACCCACTAGTCGCCCCCCACGAGCACATCGTGGTGCAAGACACCCCAGCGCCAGCTGATTGCGTGGTGAGCAATGTGCCTTTGAAGGGAGCCAAGAGGGTCGCACCTGAAATTAATTTTCTCATTGAAAACAGCACCCAAAGCCCCCTAGAATTAGCCGCCAGCCTATCGCTACTCTACGAGGTGCATGGTCTACAATTTGACTTTGCCCCCACCTCCACCCAAGAAACCCCTTTAGAGGTATTTAGCTACAACTCCAATATTTGTCAATACCACCAACGACGGGTGGAGTGTTGTGGCAAATGCACGGAGGTTTGCCCCACGCTTGCCATCACCAAATTAGACCCTGAGATTGCTCAAGAAAAGGGAGTAGAGTGTGCGGACAACCGCCATTTAGAGATCAAACCCCAAGATTGCATCGATTGCGGCAAGTGCATCGCCGTGTGCCCGAGCGGAAGTTTACACTACAACGCCTTGAGCCTAGAGTGCATGCAAGCCATCGCCAAACTCTATCAAGGCTATATCCCTCTCATTTTAGACAAAAATATAGAATTGCCCACTACCCCGCTTAAAAAAGAGGTGTTGCCCTTAAGCCTGAACGCCAACATCTTAGAACAAACCTATTTGCTTACACTCTTGCAAGAGAGCGGGGCGCAAGTGGTACTCTACGCCAAAGAGCTAGGTGTGGGCACTCTTGAAAGCATCGCACTGCTCAATGGCATTTATGAAAAAATCTACCAACAACCGGCGATCTTGTGTGCCTTTAGCCCAGAGGAGCTTAAAGCTTGCCTAGAGCAGGCGCAGATTTTAGAGCACACCCATTTTAGCCCCCCCATAACCCCCACACACACCAAGCGCGATCTGTTCGCCAAACGCCTCGCGCACATGGTGGGTGAGGGGGATTTTGGGCAGGTGGGCTGTGGGGCGTTTATCCGCTATGGGCACATTAAAATTTTTGAGAGCTGCACGCTTTGTTTAGCGTGCGTAGGGGCGTGCAACACCAACGCCCTAAGCATCGATGGCAACAACTACCGCCTGCTTTTTAACCCGTCCTTATGCACCACTTGCGGGTATTGCGTGCCCACCTGCCCTGAGAAGTGCCTTGAGTTAGAAAGGGATGGCATTGCTTTAAATCCTAGCTACTTTACCCCTCAGCTGATGGCTGAAGACACTTTATTTTCTTGCCGCATGTGTGGTAAGGCGATGGGGACAAGTAAAAGCGTGTTGAAAATCGCTAAGTTTATGGAGCCGCGTTTTCAGGGCGATCAACGCCGCATCGCTAGCTTGTATGTGTGTGCCGATTGCAAGGTGAAGGTCATGCTTGAGGACATCGTGGACATTTCCGCCATTTTGCGCTAA
- a CDS encoding L,D-transpeptidase family protein, whose translation MFLQKAFLRSIFVAVALAVGAQADTLMGFVKAYHEKGIESIEKLLQSYLSQRAFWEDLLETKDTTYGYYEDLNYLFLINKANPKLELYQMGGEKITRVDATKALVGSKIGVKVSEGDKATPIGVYQIIKQIAPPSTFYGPLALVTNYPNPLDVVLKRTGHGIWIHGMPLDGKRDNNTKGCIAINNNALKTYDKIIQGKKSILIVYENNLPQASKAELAILLSSLYAWRSAWAKSNLVSYLEFYAPDFRHVSGMDIKKFEKFKTKIFAKNEGKIIRISGVNVTPYPTSGGDKLFRIAFNQDYEAYKHKKPTYKSHGLKELYVRLKGQKMQIVVEK comes from the coding sequence ATGTTTTTGCAAAAAGCGTTTTTGCGCTCTATTTTTGTGGCGGTGGCTTTAGCGGTGGGGGCGCAGGCGGACACTTTAATGGGCTTTGTCAAGGCTTACCACGAAAAGGGCATCGAGTCCATTGAAAAGCTTTTGCAATCCTATTTGAGCCAAAGGGCGTTTTGGGAGGATTTGCTAGAGACCAAGGACACCACCTATGGCTACTATGAAGATTTAAACTATTTGTTTTTGATCAACAAGGCCAACCCCAAATTAGAGCTCTACCAAATGGGTGGGGAGAAAATCACTAGGGTAGACGCCACAAAAGCCCTTGTGGGTTCTAAAATCGGGGTGAAGGTGAGCGAGGGGGATAAGGCGACCCCCATAGGGGTTTATCAAATCATCAAACAGATCGCCCCCCCCAGCACTTTTTATGGACCCCTAGCCCTTGTTACCAACTACCCCAACCCCCTAGATGTGGTTTTAAAACGCACCGGGCACGGCATTTGGATCCATGGCATGCCCTTAGATGGCAAACGGGACAACAACACCAAGGGTTGCATCGCCATCAACAACAACGCCCTCAAAACCTACGACAAGATCATTCAGGGCAAGAAGTCCATTTTGATCGTCTACGAAAACAACCTGCCCCAAGCGAGCAAGGCGGAGCTAGCCATACTTTTAAGTAGTCTTTATGCGTGGCGTTCAGCGTGGGCTAAGAGTAATTTAGTGTCCTATTTGGAGTTTTACGCCCCCGACTTTAGACATGTGAGTGGCATGGACATTAAAAAGTTTGAGAAATTCAAAACCAAAATCTTCGCCAAAAACGAGGGTAAAATCATCCGCATTTCGGGTGTGAATGTCACCCCTTACCCCACCAGCGGGGGAGATAAACTTTTCCGCATCGCCTTTAACCAAGACTACGAAGCCTATAAACACAAAAAGCCCACTTACAAATCACATGGGCTAAAAGAACTCTATGTGCGCTTGAAGGGGCAAAAAATGCAAATTGTGGTGGAAAAATAG
- the era gene encoding GTPase Era, translating to MTKAGFIALIGQPNAGKSTLINALLGARLALTSHKANATRKILKAIIPYTDKTGAECQMVFLDTPGLCTQEKLLNRAMVAQSHSAFEACDLAVFVAGIHDSLKAYEEFLKWRSASKPHLLALNKIDTATNAQVLAKLKDYTPYSQHFKALIPISAQKGRNLNALLDEVVKLLPNAPFYYDPDMLGDIQMREIYAEIIREQIFKFLSDEIPYESAVLVKAVQEQEHIEKIQAQIIVAKESQQKMVIGKGGAVVKKIGQEARRNIEGFIQKKVFLRLEVVVQKNWTSMQDQLKKMGYVVE from the coding sequence ATGACAAAGGCGGGATTTATTGCCTTAATCGGGCAACCAAACGCCGGCAAAAGCACTTTAATCAACGCCCTTTTGGGGGCGCGTTTAGCCCTCACTTCGCACAAGGCGAACGCCACGCGTAAAATCCTAAAAGCCATCATCCCTTACACTGATAAAACCGGTGCGGAGTGCCAAATGGTGTTTTTAGACACCCCCGGGCTATGCACCCAAGAGAAACTTTTAAATAGGGCAATGGTGGCGCAGAGCCATAGTGCCTTTGAGGCTTGCGATTTGGCGGTGTTTGTGGCGGGGATACACGACTCTTTAAAAGCCTATGAGGAGTTTTTAAAATGGAGGAGTGCAAGCAAGCCCCATTTATTAGCCCTAAACAAAATAGACACCGCCACAAACGCTCAAGTTTTAGCCAAGCTCAAAGACTACACGCCCTATAGCCAGCACTTTAAGGCGTTGATCCCCATCAGCGCACAAAAGGGGCGCAATTTAAACGCCCTACTAGATGAAGTGGTAAAACTTTTACCTAACGCCCCCTTTTACTACGACCCGGACATGCTCGGCGACATCCAAATGCGTGAGATTTACGCCGAGATCATTAGAGAGCAGATTTTTAAGTTCTTAAGCGATGAAATCCCCTATGAGAGTGCGGTTTTGGTAAAAGCCGTGCAAGAGCAAGAACATATCGAGAAAATCCAAGCCCAGATCATCGTGGCTAAAGAGAGCCAGCAAAAAATGGTGATCGGCAAGGGCGGGGCGGTGGTGAAAAAAATCGGGCAGGAGGCACGCCGTAACATCGAGGGCTTTATCCAAAAAAAAGTGTTTTTGCGCTTGGAGGTCGTGGTGCAGAAAAACTGGACTTCTATGCAGGATCAGCTCAAAAAAATGGGCTATGTGGTAGAATAG
- the hslU gene encoding HslU--HslV peptidase ATPase subunit, giving the protein MQDPQKLNLTPQEIVEYLDGYIIQQQDAKKMIAIALRNRWRRLQLPKEIQEEVTPKNILMIGSTGVGKTEIARRMAKMMGLPFVKVEASKYTEVGFVGRDVESMVRDLVAASVHLVETEEKQKNQSKIEDLVIERIAKKLLPPLPSSVSDTKKEEYALNFEKTKEKVRGTALDNQKIEIELDKRSLEGDFNVPPEIIKVQESLTKILSKGTEKVTKEMTIKEAKDALRHDVSQAILDMEKVQREGLERARQCGVIFIDEIDKIAVSSKEGGRQDPSKEGVQRDLLPIVEGSTIQTKYGALSTDHILFIAAGAFHLSKPSDLIPELQGRFPLRVELESLSEEIMHEILTRTKSSIIKQYQALLQVEGVDLVFEPEALRELARLSYLANQKTEDIGARRLHTTLEKVLEDISFNATSYSGQQVVVSKEQVSDKLKDLVEDVDLARFIL; this is encoded by the coding sequence ATGCAAGACCCACAGAAGTTAAACTTAACCCCACAAGAGATTGTGGAGTATTTGGATGGCTACATTATCCAGCAGCAAGACGCTAAAAAGATGATCGCCATTGCTTTGCGTAACCGCTGGCGGCGGTTGCAACTGCCCAAAGAAATCCAAGAGGAGGTTACGCCTAAAAACATTTTGATGATCGGCTCTACGGGCGTGGGTAAAACCGAGATCGCGCGGCGTATGGCTAAGATGATGGGGTTGCCCTTTGTCAAAGTGGAGGCGAGCAAATACACCGAAGTGGGCTTTGTGGGGCGGGATGTGGAGTCGATGGTGCGCGACTTGGTCGCTGCAAGCGTGCATTTGGTCGAAACCGAAGAGAAGCAAAAGAACCAAAGCAAGATCGAGGATTTGGTGATCGAGCGCATCGCTAAAAAACTCTTGCCCCCCTTGCCTAGCAGCGTGAGCGACACCAAAAAAGAGGAGTACGCCCTAAACTTTGAAAAAACTAAAGAAAAGGTGCGGGGCACTGCCCTAGACAACCAAAAGATCGAAATTGAGCTAGACAAACGCAGCTTAGAGGGGGATTTTAATGTCCCCCCTGAGATCATTAAAGTACAAGAGAGCTTGACAAAGATTTTAAGCAAGGGCACAGAGAAAGTTACTAAAGAGATGACGATCAAAGAGGCTAAAGATGCCCTGCGCCACGATGTGTCCCAAGCCATTTTAGACATGGAGAAAGTGCAAAGAGAGGGGCTAGAGAGGGCAAGGCAGTGTGGGGTGATTTTCATTGATGAGATTGATAAAATCGCCGTGAGCAGCAAAGAGGGCGGGCGGCAAGACCCCAGCAAAGAGGGCGTGCAACGAGATTTGCTCCCCATTGTGGAGGGCAGCACGATACAGACGAAGTATGGGGCACTTAGCACCGATCATATTTTATTCATTGCCGCCGGGGCGTTTCATTTGAGTAAGCCTAGCGACTTGATCCCCGAGTTGCAAGGACGCTTCCCCCTAAGGGTGGAACTAGAGAGCTTGAGCGAGGAGATCATGCACGAGATTTTAACCCGGACAAAAAGCTCGATCATCAAGCAATACCAAGCCTTGTTGCAGGTGGAGGGTGTGGATTTGGTCTTTGAGCCAGAGGCGCTAAGGGAATTAGCCCGCCTTTCGTATTTAGCTAACCAAAAGACAGAGGACATTGGGGCACGCCGACTACACACGACTTTAGAAAAGGTGCTTGAGGACATTAGTTTTAACGCCACAAGCTACAGCGGGCAACAAGTCGTGGTGTCCAAAGAGCAAGTGAGCGACAAGCTTAAAGACCTTGTGGAGGATGTGGATTTAGCCCGCTTTATCCTATGA
- the hslV gene encoding ATP-dependent protease subunit HslV: MFHATTILGYKTHFEDKDYAIIGGDGQVSFNNCVLKGNATKIRTLHHGQILSGFAGSTADAFSLFDMFERILEGKKGDLFKSVVDFSKEWRKDKFLRRLEAMMIVLNKQSIFILSGTGDVVEPEDGKIAAIGSGGNYALSAARALDKFATLEPRALVEESLKIAGNLCIYTNQNIKILEL, translated from the coding sequence ATGTTTCACGCCACCACCATTTTAGGCTATAAAACGCATTTTGAGGACAAGGATTACGCCATTATCGGCGGAGACGGGCAAGTGAGTTTCAATAATTGCGTCTTAAAGGGCAACGCCACGAAAATACGCACCCTGCACCACGGGCAAATCTTAAGCGGGTTTGCGGGCAGCACCGCCGATGCGTTTAGTTTGTTTGACATGTTTGAGCGGATTTTGGAGGGCAAAAAAGGGGATTTGTTTAAAAGTGTCGTAGATTTTAGCAAAGAGTGGCGTAAGGACAAGTTTTTACGCCGCTTGGAGGCGATGATGATTGTGCTAAACAAGCAATCTATTTTTATCTTAAGCGGCACGGGCGATGTGGTTGAGCCTGAAGATGGCAAGATCGCAGCGATTGGCAGTGGGGGCAACTATGCTTTAAGTGCCGCTAGGGCTTTAGATAAATTCGCCACCCTAGAGCCTAGAGCCTTAGTTGAAGAGTCGCTAAAAATTGCGGGCAATCTTTGCATTTACACGAACCAAAACATTAAAATCTTGGAGCTTTAA